AGCGCGAGGCGAACAGCGCCGAGCCGCCCACCTGGTCGGTGACGATCTGATTGACCTCGCCCTTGTCGAAGGTGACGTCACCGGCGCCCACCGGGGGCTTGTCGGCGTCGTACTCCACAGGGGGAGCGCTGGGCTCCTGGTCGAGCAGGTCGAAGCCCATGAGGTCGGCGTCCGGGAGCCGGAGCACGATGCCGTCGTCGGCGTGCATGACCTGGGCGTCCATGCCGTACCGCTCCGTGAGGCGGGCGCCGAGAGCGAGGGCCCAGGGGGCGTGCACCTGGGCTCCGAAGGGGGAGTGCACGACGACGCGCCAGTCGCCCAGCTCGTCGCGGAACCGCTCCACCACGATGGTGCGGTCGTCGGGGATGTGCCCGCAGGCCTCGCGCTGTTCGCCGAGGTACGCCAGGACGTTGTCGGCGGCCCACGTGTCGAGGCCGGTGGCGAGGAGGCGCTTGCGCGCGTCCTCCTGCGAGAGCGCGCCGACCTCGCGGAGGAACGCGCCCAGAGCGCGGCCCAGTTCCAGCGGGCGGCCCAACTGGTCGCCCTTCCAGAAGGGAAGGCGGCCCGGGACGCCGGGGGCGGGCGAGACGAGGACCCGGTCGCGCGTGATGTCCTCGATGCGCCACGAGCTCGTACCGAGGGTGAAGACGTCACCCACCCGCGATTCGTACACCATCTCCTCGTCGAGCTCTCCGACCCGGCCACCGCCCTTCTTGGGGTCGGCGCCCGCGAGGAACACTCCGAAGAGACCGCGGTCGGGAATCGTGCCTCCGGAGGTGACCGCGAGGCGCTGCGCCCCGGGCCGTCCGGTGACCGTGCCCGCCACGCGGTCCCAGACCACGCGCGGCCGCAGCTCGGCGAACGCGTCGGAGGGATACCGTCCGGCGAGCATGTCCAGGACGGCGGTGAACGCGGACTCCGGGAGCGAGGCGAAGGACGCCGCGCGGCGGACCACCGTCAGCAGGTCGTCGACCTGCCAGGTGTCGAGTGCGACCATCGCGACCAGCTGCTGGGCCAGCACGTCCAGTGGGTTGGCCGGGATGCGCAGGGACTCGATGGAGCCGGTCCGCATCCGCTCCGTCACGACCGCGGCCTGCACCAGGTCCCCCCGGTACTTCGGGAAGACGACTCCCGTCGAGACAGCGCCCACCTGGTGGCCCGCCCGGCCCACGCGCTGGAGCCCGGAGGCGACCGACGGCGGCGATTCGACCTGCACGACCAGGTCGACCGCGCCCATGTCGATGCCCAGCTCCAGGCTGGACGTGGCGACGACGGCCGGCAGTCTGCCCGCCTTGAGGTCCTCCTCGACCTGTGCGCGCTGCTCCTTGGAGACCGATCCGTGGTGGGCGCGCGCCAGGACCGGCGGGGCGCCCTTGGCGGCCCCCGACTCGGCCATCAGCTCCGCGGGGGAGTGGTCCTCGGGGAGCGCCTCGCCGGTCGCTCTCTCGTAGGCGATCTCGTTGAGGCGGTTGCACAGGCGCTCGGCGAGACGGCGGGAGTTGGCGAACACGATCGTCGAGCGATGCGCCTGCACCAGGTCCGTGATGCGCTCCTCGACGTGCGGCCAGATCGAGGGGCGCTCCGCCTCGGCCCCCGGCCCGTCCCCGGAGTCGCTGACCGGGGAGCCGCCCAGCTCCGCGAGGTCCTCGACCGGGACGACGACCGACAGGTCGAACTCCTTGCCGGAGTCCGGCTGGACGATCTCCACCTTGCGCTTCGGGGACAGATAGCGCGCCACTTCGTCCACCGGGCGCACCGTCGCCGACAGGCCGATGCGCCGCGCGGGCTTGGGCAGCAACTCGTCGAGCCGCTCCAGGGAGAGGGCGAGGTGGGCGCCGCGCTTGGTGCCCGCGACGGCGTGCACCTCGTCGAGGATCACCGTCTCGATGCCGGTCAGCGCGTCCCGCGCCGCCGACGTGAGCATCAGGAAGAGGGACTCGGGCGTGGTGATCAGGATGTCCGGCGGGCGTGTCGACAGCGCACGGCGCTCGGCGGCCGGGGTGTCACCGGAACGGATCCCGACCCGCACCTCCGGCTCGGTCATGCCGAGGCGCACCGCCTCCTGACGGATGCCGGTCAGCGGGCTGCGCAGATTGCGCTCCACGTCCACCGCGAGCGCCTTCAGGGGTGAGATGTACAGCACCCGGCAGCGCTTCTTCGCGTCGGCCGGCGGTGGTGTCGAGGCCAGCTGGTCGAGGGCGGCGAGGAACGCGGCCAGGGTCTTCCCGGAGCCCGTGGGCGCGACGACGAGGACGTCCGAACCCTCGGAGATGGCCTGCCACGCCCCGGCCTGGGCGGACGTGGGCGCGGAGAAAGCACCCGTGAACCAGCCGCGGGTCGCGGGGGAGAAGCCGTCGAGAGCGCTGGAGGCGCCGGGAGCACTGGACGCGGAGCTGACCATGAACCCATCGTGCACCCCGCCACTGACAACGGCGCCGACCTGCGGAAAAGAGGTTGCGCGTCCGGCGCAGAATGGAGGCATGGCGGGTTCGGCGGAGCAGGCGCGGCACTGGCGGTACGCGGCGCTGCCCGACGTCGACCTGCTGCGTGCCCGCTACGTCAGCCGGACTTTCGCGCGCCACACCCACGAGCACTTCGTGATCGCGGCGATCGCCGAGGGCGTCGACGTCTTCCACCACAGCGGTGCCGACCGGCACGCGGGGCCGGGCTCCCTCGCCCTGGTCAACCCGGACACCCCGCACACGGGCCGGGCCGGCGACCCCGGGGGTTGGCGCTACGGAGCGGTCTACCCGGCACCGGACGTGGTCGCCGCCATCGCGGCCGAGACGACGGCCCTTCGCGGTACGCCCGGCTTCATCCGCCCGGTCCTCGACGATCCGTACGCCGTGGCGCTCGTCCACCACGTGCTGCGCGCGGCCGAGGAGGGCAACGCGCTCGCCGCCGACACGCTGCTCCGGGTGGCGGTGACCCGGCTGCTGCGGCTCAACGGCGGGCACCTGCCGCAGCGCACCGTGCGCACGGCGGGCGCCAGGACCGCGGCACGCGCGCGTACCGTCCTCCAGGAGAGCCTCACGGATCCGCCGAGCCTGGAGCGGCTCGCCACCGAACTCGGCACGAGCCCCTTCGCGCTGCTGCGTGCCTTCCGGGACATGTACGGGATGCCGCCGCACGCCTGGCTCACCGACGCGCGCGTGCGCCGGGCCCGCCACCTGCTCGACGCGGGCACCTCACCCGCCGACGCCGCCGTCGCGGTGGGCTTCACCGACCAGCCGCACCTCAACCGGCACTTCACGCGCATCGTGGGGGTGCCGCCGGGGGCGTACCAACGCGAGCGCAAGAACGTACAAGACCCGCCGGCGGACCTGCTCGTACCGTCCGACGCGTGGCAGAACAGAGGCCCCACACGGGCATAGACCAAGAAGAGCCCTCCCGGGTGGAGGAACAGTCCTTGCAGGCGGAGACAGAGCCCTCCCGGGTGGAGGAAGAGGCCGCTACGGAGAAGCCCGATGCCGCTGTCGTCCGGGACGCGCTCGGTGTCGGCGTCGCCGTCGGGCTCTCCGGCTTCGCCTTCGGAGTGACCTCCGCGGGCAGCGGTCTCACCCTGCTCCAGACCTGTGCGCTCAGCCTGCTGGTGTTCACCGGAGCCTCGCAGTTCGCCCTGGTCGGCGCGCTCGCGGGCGGCGGGAACCCGTTCACGGCCGCCGCGGGCGCCTTCTTCCTGGGGGTGCGCAACGCGTTCTACGGGCTCCGCCTCTCCCAGTTGCTCGCCCTGCCGCGCGCGGTACGGCCGTTCGCCGCGCACTGGGTCATCGACGAGACCACCGCCGTCTCGCTCGCCCAGCCCACGCGGCGCAGTGCCCGGATCGGCTTCACGGTCACCGGGCTCAGCCTGTACGCCCTGTGGAACATCACCACACTGCTCGGAGCCCTGGGCGCGGAGGCGATCGGTGACACCGACGCGTGGGGGCTCGACGCGGCGGGACCCGCGGTCTTCCTTGCGCTGCTCGCACCGATGCTGCGGACCACGACGGAACGCGCCGTCGCCGGCATCGCCGTCCTCCTCGGACTCGGTCTGCTGCCGGTGCTGCCGGCGGGCGTGCCCGTCCTCGTGGCGGCGCTCGCGGTGCCGATCGTCCTCACTGCAGAAGGCCGACGGGCTCACCACAACGGCACCCGGAGGGCGGACCGTTGAACATATGGATCGCCATCGGAGCGACCGCCGTGGGCTGCTACCTCGTCAAGCTCGCAGGGCTGCTGGTACCGGTGGGGACGCTGGAACGCCCACGCGTCCGACGCACGGCCGTCCTGCTCCCCGTGGCTCTCCTCGCGGCGCTCACGGCCCAACAGGCCTTCGCCGACGGGCGGGTGCTCGTCCTTGACGCGAAGGCGGCAGGGCTCGCCGCAGCGGCCGTGGCGCTGCTGTTGCGCGCGCCGTTCCTCGTCGTCATCCTCGCGGCCGTCGCCGTCACGGCGGGAGTGCGGGCGCTGACGGGGTGAGGGGGCGAGCCCTGGTGCCCTCTCTCAGGCGATGTCCCGTCCGTACGCCCGGAGCGTGCGCAGTGCCTGGATGGTGACGATGGGCCGCGCCTCCATGGCCGTGCCGGGAGCCCACTGCCGCCAGCGCACCGGCCAGCCCCCGTCCGCCTCCTGGTCCCCGGCCAGGAAGTCGAGGGAGCGTTCCATCTCCGCGTCGGTGAACCACGACCGCGCGAGCGACTCAGGGACCTTCGCGAAGTCGTGTGGGAA
The sequence above is a segment of the Streptomyces sp. Je 1-369 genome. Coding sequences within it:
- a CDS encoding AzlD domain-containing protein — protein: MNIWIAIGATAVGCYLVKLAGLLVPVGTLERPRVRRTAVLLPVALLAALTAQQAFADGRVLVLDAKAAGLAAAAVALLLRAPFLVVILAAVAVTAGVRALTG
- a CDS encoding AzlC family ABC transporter permease, whose product is MEEEAATEKPDAAVVRDALGVGVAVGLSGFAFGVTSAGSGLTLLQTCALSLLVFTGASQFALVGALAGGGNPFTAAAGAFFLGVRNAFYGLRLSQLLALPRAVRPFAAHWVIDETTAVSLAQPTRRSARIGFTVTGLSLYALWNITTLLGALGAEAIGDTDAWGLDAAGPAVFLALLAPMLRTTTERAVAGIAVLLGLGLLPVLPAGVPVLVAALAVPIVLTAEGRRAHHNGTRRADR
- a CDS encoding ATP-dependent helicase, which produces MVSSASSAPGASSALDGFSPATRGWFTGAFSAPTSAQAGAWQAISEGSDVLVVAPTGSGKTLAAFLAALDQLASTPPPADAKKRCRVLYISPLKALAVDVERNLRSPLTGIRQEAVRLGMTEPEVRVGIRSGDTPAAERRALSTRPPDILITTPESLFLMLTSAARDALTGIETVILDEVHAVAGTKRGAHLALSLERLDELLPKPARRIGLSATVRPVDEVARYLSPKRKVEIVQPDSGKEFDLSVVVPVEDLAELGGSPVSDSGDGPGAEAERPSIWPHVEERITDLVQAHRSTIVFANSRRLAERLCNRLNEIAYERATGEALPEDHSPAELMAESGAAKGAPPVLARAHHGSVSKEQRAQVEEDLKAGRLPAVVATSSLELGIDMGAVDLVVQVESPPSVASGLQRVGRAGHQVGAVSTGVVFPKYRGDLVQAAVVTERMRTGSIESLRIPANPLDVLAQQLVAMVALDTWQVDDLLTVVRRAASFASLPESAFTAVLDMLAGRYPSDAFAELRPRVVWDRVAGTVTGRPGAQRLAVTSGGTIPDRGLFGVFLAGADPKKGGGRVGELDEEMVYESRVGDVFTLGTSSWRIEDITRDRVLVSPAPGVPGRLPFWKGDQLGRPLELGRALGAFLREVGALSQEDARKRLLATGLDTWAADNVLAYLGEQREACGHIPDDRTIVVERFRDELGDWRVVVHSPFGAQVHAPWALALGARLTERYGMDAQVMHADDGIVLRLPDADLMGFDLLDQEPSAPPVEYDADKPPVGAGDVTFDKGEVNQIVTDQVGGSALFASRFRECAARALLLPRRSPGKRTPLWQQRQRAAQLLEVASEFGSFPIVLEAVRECLQDVFDVPGLTELMGDIESRRVRLVEITTPEPSPFARSLLFGYVAQFLYEGDSPLAERRAAALSLDSRLLAELLGQAELRELLDADVLTELEQELQWRTEDRRVKDAEGVADLLRLLGPLTAAELTERGAEPEWAQELAAARRVIQVRIAGAEHWAAIEDAGRLRDALGTALPVGVPEAFTEPVKDPLGDLLARFARTHGPFTSAAAAARFGLGAAVTEGALQRLAANGRVVQGEFHPAGIGQEWCDAAVLRRLRRRSLAALRHELEPVPPAALAQFLPQWQNLSGHGLRGIDGLVRAVEQLQGATVPASALEKLVLPSRVTGYNPAMLDELTAAGEVIWAGAGSLPGKDGWVSLYLADTAPLLLPPPHPLELTALHQSVLDTLSGGYGLFFRQIADQVRATTHPDALDPQLADSIWELAWSGILTNDTLGPMRSLLGSGRTAGSTAHRAKRGVPRGRYGSLTAAARTASRTGPPTVAGRWSLLPPREPDPTLRAHALARALLDRHGVVTRGAVAAEGVEGGFSAVYRVLSAFEDSGQARRGYVVEGLGAAQFAMDGAVDRLRATANSRDRTDGSRPSDAQAAVVLAAADPANAYGAALPWPEPPNGASHKPGRKAGSLVVLVDGELTLYMERGGKTLLAWPAAPDAPIADDPRLHAASEALAGAARAGSLGTVTVERVNGAAALTSPFAPLLEGAGFHATPRGLRLRA
- a CDS encoding AraC family transcriptional regulator; this encodes MAGSAEQARHWRYAALPDVDLLRARYVSRTFARHTHEHFVIAAIAEGVDVFHHSGADRHAGPGSLALVNPDTPHTGRAGDPGGWRYGAVYPAPDVVAAIAAETTALRGTPGFIRPVLDDPYAVALVHHVLRAAEEGNALAADTLLRVAVTRLLRLNGGHLPQRTVRTAGARTAARARTVLQESLTDPPSLERLATELGTSPFALLRAFRDMYGMPPHAWLTDARVRRARHLLDAGTSPADAAVAVGFTDQPHLNRHFTRIVGVPPGAYQRERKNVQDPPADLLVPSDAWQNRGPTRA